A window from Lytechinus pictus isolate F3 Inbred chromosome 9, Lp3.0, whole genome shotgun sequence encodes these proteins:
- the LOC129268116 gene encoding formin-binding protein 4-like, translated as MGKKKDRSMPGPGKRRTVLQIDGPAVSTKKGYAPSSSTNVNALSGLMANYGDSDEEQDYTPPTYSDPKPAEAPAKPKTAMDAKLADFLAEIDAMDTASNSPAGETEDGKPMEDESIDGRPISGSEPDPTDPQALSAGATETEAGVPNPELTAVGEWQELLDENTNCVYYWNMYTNEVTWEMPQAFKLQQEQLASATTALPTAPDKSAAEDNQDNLPAASAVESNAMDVQNGDIDGAEIPNGVPTEDLLAKMADAVGEVTKDDIEKLPVYGSARVKYQLDPVPDELKKDDLKEKNDVDEEEEFAPIPRKRKLNYESKFTKGETLLPATVDAKSSKSDDHVEERIERVKEEIDHEEEEDEEDDEEDDGRYDLHPEPEKEIKEEKEEKDELYAVDMFADEMDDIDTQLEMALEKKKAELKELEEAEDKKSPEPSKSEKSKKRKTDAAEMASIYDESGSVDLSRFKKKRLENLAGKQKSSGGTQETGIQCDLQDEITPEERDKAKEKQKKREEKEKKEEIVEMVSTMMNKLEFLGISTKGLNKFQVMLIEMETRIQDWREGLLESKQLLQRLETSDWELQRYETDAAPKGWLCSWDRTHKQYYYTNISTNESQWDYPVEAAAEDAKGAESTVTREETRSAFSNAADRGSANDNGNSGEESMDEGNTSDEEPPIPKPAEIQLPPALPPSPTPPQPPMPQEEAESPLPPPPLPDGPPPPPPPGEEPALPPLPPSPPPSTPPPAPPPEEGDTIRPLTPPPFLSSFPGVATMTQPPPPPQTSSRDSSTAVIGKPQVLYSAPAVTKGASTIAAAPVLSAPATQAPAPPVPQQPAAPPARTKKKKKKGKEGKLVKSKLPHSLVSKWSKIKEEQEKEMEESEESEEEDIGIRNQKMIQEWKKEQLVMGKAKYNANFEQIQGDWRERLKRKAKP; from the exons ATGGGGAAGAAGAAGGACCGGTCCATGCCAGGCCCGGGCAAAAGACGAACAGTTCTTCAGATTGATGGCCCAGCTGTCAGCACCAAGAAAG GTTATGCTCCAAGCAGTAGCACTAATGTCAACGCCCTCAGTGGTTTAATGGCCAACTATGGGGACAGCGATGAAGAACAGGATTACACGCCCCCAACATACAGTGACCCCAAGCCAGCCGAGGCCCCGGCAAAACCTAAAACTGCAATGGATGCCAAGCTGGCAGACTTTTTAGCA GAAATTGACGCTATGGACACCGCTTCCAACAGCCCAGCTGGGGAGACGGAGGATGGCAAACCGATGGAAGACGAATCCATCGATGGCAGACCAATATCAGGAAGTGAACCCGACCCAACAGATCCACAAGCCCTGTCAGCAGGTGCGACAGAGACGGAGGCAGGGGTACCCAACCCTGAACTGACAG ctGTTGGGGAATGGCAAGAGTTGCTGGATGAGAATACCAACTGCGTCTATTACTGGAACATGTACACGAATGAAGTGACGTGGGAGATGCCTCAGGCATTCAAACTCCAGCAGGAGCAGCTTGCCTCAGCTACCACTGCCCTCCCTACAGCACCGGACAAGAGTGCTGCAGAGGACAATCAGGACAATCTCCCAGCGGCATCTGCTGTTGAATCAAACGCAATGGACGTTCAAAACGGCGACATTGATGGTGCAGAGATCCCCAACGGTGTCCCAACGGAGGATCTTCTCGCAAAGATGGCCGATGCCGTCGGCGAAGTCACCAAGGACGATATCGAAAAACTTCCTGTGTATGGATCAGCGCGGGTGAAATACCAGCTTGATCCGGTCCCGGATGAGCTTAAGAAAGACGATTTAAAagagaagaacgatgtcgacgAGGAGGAGGAGTTTGCTCCCATCCCGAGGAAACGCAAACTTAACTATGAATCGAAATTTACAAAAGGGGAGACCTTACTCCCTGCGACCGTGGACGCAAAATCTAGCAAATCAGATGATCATGTCGAGGAACGGATTGAGAGGGTCAAGGAAGAGATCGACCACGAAGAGGAAgaggatgaggaggatgatgaggaggatgatggaAGATATGATCTTCATCCGGAGCCAGAGAAGGAGAtcaaggaggagaaggaggagaaagatGAACTCTATGCTGTTGATATGTTTGCTGATGAGATGGACGACATTGATACGCAGCTTGAGATGGCgctagaaaagaaaaag GCTGAGTTAAAAGAGTTAGAAGAGGCAGAAGACAAGAAATCACCAGAGCCTTCAAAGTCTGAGAAAAGCAAGAAACGGAAAACAGATGCAGCAGAGATGGCTAGCATTTATG ATGAGAGCGGAAGCGTCGATCTATCAAGGTTCAAGAAGAAGCGATTAGAGAACCTTGCAGGAAAGCAGAAGAGCTCTGGAGGAACTCAGGAGACTGGTATTCAATGTGACCTTCAGGATGAAATCACCCCAGAGGAAAGGGATAAGGCCAaggaaaaacagaagaaaagggaagagaaagaaaagaaa GAGGAGATTGTTGAGATGGTATCTACCATGATGAACAAACTGGAGTTTCTTGGGATCTCCACCAAAGGCCTTAACAAGTTCCAAGTCATGCTCATTGAAATGGAG ACTCGGATCCAGGATTGGAGGGAGGGGCTCCTGGAAAGCAAGCAGCTCCTGCAACGCCTGGAGACATCAGACTGGGAGCTCCAGCGCTACGAGACGGACGCCGCCCCCAAGGGCTGGCTCTGCTCCTGGGACAG GACGCACAAGCAGTACTACTACACCAACATATCAACGAACGAGTCACAGTGGGATTATCCCGTAGAGGCTGCTGCAGAAGATGCAAAGGGGGCGGAGTCAACGGTCACGAGGGAGGAGACGAGAAGCGCCTTCAGCAACGCCGCTGACCGGGGGTCCGCCAACGACAACGGGAACAGCGGAGAGGAGTCCATGGATGAGGGGAACACTTCTG ATGAAGAGCCTCCCATCCCGAAACCAGCCGAGATTCAGCTACCCCCTGCCTTACCCCCATCACCGACCCCTCCCCAACCCCCTATGCCCCAAGAGGAAGCAGAGTCACCCCTCCCACCCCCTCCTCTACCAGACGgcccaccaccaccgccaccaccaggAGAGGAACCAGCCCTGCCTCCATTACCCCCAAGCCCACCACCATCCACCCCTCCACCAGCACCTCCTCCAGAGGAGGGGGACACCATCCGACCTCTAACCCCACCCCCGTTCCTCTCCTCGTTCCCGGGCGTGGCCACCATGACgcaaccccctcccccaccccagACGTCCTCCAGGGACTCGTCAACAGCGGTGATAGGGAAACCTCAGGTCCTCTACTCGGCGCCTGCAGTGACCAAGGGTGCCTCCACAATAGCTGCAGCACCGGTATTGTCTGCACCTGCCACCCAAGCCCCAGCGCCGCCTGTACCACAGCAACCAGCGGCACCTCCTGCTAgaaccaaaaagaaaaagaagaaagggaaagag GGTAAGTTGGTCAAGAGCAAGCTCCCACACTCCCTCGTCTCCAAGTGGAGCAAGATCAAGGAAGAGCAGGAGAAAGAGATGGAGGAGAGCGAGGAAAGCGAAGAGGAGGATATCGGAATCCGCAACCAGAAGATGATTCAGGAATGGAAAAAGGAGCAATTAGTCAT